A window of Hevea brasiliensis isolate MT/VB/25A 57/8 chromosome 14, ASM3005281v1, whole genome shotgun sequence contains these coding sequences:
- the LOC131173196 gene encoding basic blue protein-like isoform X1, which produces MAMAREGEILAILVLFPMLLLLHSKTTQADTFIVGDDLGWTANASVGTWPQGKTFFTSDILVFNYDYQLYNVVMTDQVGYNSCTITTNSQVFESGHDRIHLVFGENYFMTGNPKDCQLGMKMAVTAEN; this is translated from the exons ATGGCCATGGCTAGAGAAGGTGAAATTCTGGCAATTTTAGTGCTATTTCCTATGCTTCTGCTGCTTCATTCCAAGACCACTCAAGCAGATACCTTCATTGTTGGAGATGATCTGGGTTGGACTGCAAACGCTAGCGTGGGAACTTGGCCTCAAGGAAAGACGTTTTTTACTAGTGACATACTTG TGTTCAACTATGATTACCAATTGTATAATGTGGTCATGACGGATCAAGTAGGGTATAATTCATGCACAATTACTACGAATTCTCAAGTGTTTGAATCCGGACATGATCGAATTCATCTTGTTTTCGGAGAAAATTACTTCATGACTGGCAATCCTAAAGATTGTCAACTTGGTATGAAAATGGCGGTCACGGCAGAAAATTAA
- the LOC110632559 gene encoding basic blue protein-like, which translates to MAMAREGEILAILVLFLMLLLLHFKTTQAATYIVGDDLGWSPEVSMESWAENKKFYAGDTLVFNYEADSYNVVVVDQQGHDTCTLTANAKVFDSGHDQIMLVFGANYFITSNPEDCQLGMKMAINATSHRSARKSSATVTNVRMKRGQ; encoded by the exons ATGGCCATGGCAAGAGAAGGTGaaattctggcaattttggtgctaTTTCTTATGCTTCTGCTGCTTCATTTCAAGACTACTCAAGCAGCTACCTACATTGTTGGAGATGATTTAGGTTGGAGTCCAGAAGTAAGCATGGAAAGTTGggctgaaaataagaagttttatgcTGGTGACACACTTG TGTTCAACTATGAAGCTGATTCATATAATGTGGTTGTGGTGGATCAACAAGGGCATGATACATGCACACTTACTGCGAATGCTAAAGTTTTTGATTCAGGACATGATCAAATTATGCTTGTTTTCGGAGCAAATTACTTCATTACTAGTAATCCTGAAGATTGTCAACTAGGTATGAAGATGGCGATAAACGCCACCAGCCACCGCTCTGCCAGAAAATCATCTGCTACTGTCACCAATGTCAGAATGAAGAGGGGCCAGTAG